The following are encoded together in the Gasterosteus aculeatus chromosome 7, fGasAcu3.hap1.1, whole genome shotgun sequence genome:
- the LOC144410307 gene encoding uncharacterized protein LOC144410307, translating to MRMSLCNFVYRFSGKQHGSQTDSIHVTVSNGTNHCRTYNCCSYNTSTYNSCTHNCSTDNSCTYNCSTHNSCTHNSCTHNCSTYNSRTHNRCNYNCSTHNSSTYNCSTYNSSTHNSCTYNCSDHNSSSYNCRSYNSCTYNSCTYNSCTHNISTYN from the exons ATGAGAATGTCTCTTTGTAATTTTGTTTATAGATTCAGTGGGAAACAACATGGATCTCAAACAGACAGTATTCATGTTACTGTTTCTAACGG CACAAACCACTGCAGGACCTACAACTGTTGCTCCTACAACaccagcacctacaacagctgcacccacaactgcagcaccgacaacagctgcacctacaactgcagcacccacaacagctgcacccacaacagctgcacccacaactgcagcacctacaacagcaggaCCCACAACCgctgcaactacaactgcagcacccacaacagttccacctacaactgcagcacctacaacagcagcacccacaacagctgcacctacaactgcagcgaccacaacagctccagctacaactgcaggagctacaacagctgcacctacaacagctgcacctacaacagctgcacccacaacatctccacctacaactga